A DNA window from Hemibagrus wyckioides isolate EC202008001 linkage group LG11, SWU_Hwy_1.0, whole genome shotgun sequence contains the following coding sequences:
- the dync1i2b gene encoding cytoplasmic dynein 1 intermediate chain 2 isoform X3, with protein sequence MSDKSELKAELERKKQRLAQIREEKKRKEEERKKKETEGRGEGASPPNDDSDLERKRRETEALLQSMGITDPAMVQPLRIVTEDTCLFHYLVPPPMSPSAKSVGTPSETGSQDSVDGAAGPRRGPLRLCMAKLTQVDIPPRELVSYSKETQTPVSTQPKDAEEENEEEDLAVAPAALETHENENEPHAEEEEAPPHELTEEEKQQILHSDDFLTFFDHSSRIVERALSEQVDVCFDYSGRDLQDKEGETQAGTKLSLNRQFIEERWSKHRVVTCLDWSPQYPELLVASYSSNEEAPHEPDGVALVWNMKYKKTTAEYVFHCQSAVMSAAFAQFHPNLVVGGTYSGQIVLWDNRSNKRTPVQRTPLSASAHTHPVYCVNVVGTQNAHNLISISTDGKMCSWSLDMLSTPQDSLELVFKQSKPVAVTSMAFPLGDVNNFVVGSEDGTVYTACRHGSKAGISEMFEGHHGPVTGLDCHTATGPVDFSHLFVTSSFDWTVKLWSTRNTKPLYSFEDNSDYVYDVMWSPAHPALFACVDGVGHLDLWNLNNETEVPSASVTVEGNPALNRVRWANSGREVAVGDSEGRVHIYDVGEQIAVPRPDEWTRFLKTLSELGENQEEAEDLATQRLAA encoded by the exons ATGTCAGACAAAAGCGAGTTGAAGGCGGAactggagagaaagaaacagcGCCTTGCCCAGATcagggaggagaagaagagaaaagaggaagagcGCAAGAAAAAAGAA ACTGAAGGACGTGGGGAAGGTGCCTCTCCGCCCAACGATGACTCTGATctggagaggaagaggagggagacGGAGGCTCTGCTGCAGAGCATGGGCATCACCGATCCTGCCATGG tTCAGCCTCTGCGAATAGTAACAGAGGATACATGTCTGTTTCATTATTTAGTCCCCCCTCCCATGTCTCCCTCTGCCAAATCAGTGGGCACTCCGAGTGAAACCGGCAGCCAGGACTCGGTGGATGGCGCCGCTGGACCCAG ACGAGGTCCCCTCAGGCTCTGCATGGCTAAACTGACTCAGGTGGACATTCCTCCCCGAGAGCTCGTGTCGTACTCTAAGGAGACTCAGACACCCGTCAGCACTCAGCCTAAAGATG CGGAAGAGGAAAACGAGGAGGAGGATCTGGCAGTGGCACCGGCCGCTCTCGAGACTCACGAAAACGAAAATGAACCTCAcgctgaggaagaggagg CGCCACCTCATGAGCTGACGGAGGAGGAGAAGCAGCAGATCCTGCACTCGGATGACTTCCTGACATTTTTTGATCACAGCTCTCGCATCGTGGAGCGCGCTCTCTCTGAGCAGGTGGATGTCTGTTTCGACTACAGTGGACGAGACCTTCAGGACAAAGAAGG agagacCCAAGCTGGCACCAAGCTGTCGCTGAACAGACAGTTCATAGAAGAGCGCTGGTCCAAACACAGAGTGGTCACATGTCTGGATTGGTCACCTCAG tACCCGGAGTTGTTGGTGGCCTCCTACAGCAGTAATGAAGAAGCTCCTCATGAGCCGGATGGTGTGGCGCTGGTGTGGAACATGAAGTACAAGAAAACAACAGCGGAGTATGTCTTCcactgtcag tcggCGGTGATGTCCGCAGCGTTTGCACAGTTTCATCCGAACCTGGTTGTGGGCGGGACGTACTCTGGGCAGATCGTCCTGTGGGATAATCGCAGTAACAAGCGGACACCAGTACAGAGGacacctctctctgcctctgcaCACACG CACCCGGTGTACTGTGTGAATGTCGTCGGGACTCAGAATGCTCACAACCTCATCAGCATCTCTACTGATGGCAAAATGTGCTCCTGGAGCCTGGACATGCTCTCCACacctcag gatagcCTGGAGTTGGTGTTTAAGCAATCTAAACCAGTGGCAGTGACATCTATGGCATTTCCTTTGGGTGATGTTAATAACTTTGTGGTGGGCAGTGAGGACGGCACCGTCTATACCGCCTGCAGAcatggcag taaagcgGGGATAAGCGAGATGTTCGAAGGTCATCATGGCCCAGTTACAGGGCTTGACTGTCACACAGCCACCGGACCAGTCGATTTCTCTCACCTGTTTGTGACGTCTTCCTTCGACTGGACCGTCAAGCTGTGGAGCACtagg AACACTAAGCCTCTGTACTCGTTTGAGGATAACTCTGACTACGTGTATGACGTCATGTGGTCTCCTGCTCACCCTGCGCTGTTTGCCTGCGTCGACGGAGTCGGGCACCTTGACTTGTGGAACCTCAACAACGAGACTGag gttCCCTCAGCTTCAGTGACAGTAGAGGGGAACCCTGCACTAAACCGTGTACGCTGGGCCAATTCCGGTAGAGAGGTCGCCGTCGGTGATTCTGAGGGTCGTGTACACATCTACGACGTAGGagag CAGATCGCCGTGCCGCGGCCGGACGAATGGACCCGCTTCCTTAAAACGCTCAGTGAACTCGGGGAGAACCAGGAGGAGGCAGAGGATCTGGCAACCCAGCGCCTTGCCGCCTGA
- the dync1i2b gene encoding cytoplasmic dynein 1 intermediate chain 2 isoform X5, giving the protein MSDKSELKAELERKKQRLAQIREEKKRKEEERKKKETEGRGEGASPPNDDSDLERKRRETEALLQSMGITDPAMVPPPMSPSAKSVGTPSETGSQDSVDGAAGPRRGPLRLCMAKLTQVDIPPRELVSYSKETQTPVSTQPKDAEEENEEEDLAVAPAALETHENENEPHAEEEEAPPHELTEEEKQQILHSDDFLTFFDHSSRIVERALSEQVDVCFDYSGRDLQDKEGETQAGTKLSLNRQFIEERWSKHRVVTCLDWSPQYPELLVASYSSNEEAPHEPDGVALVWNMKYKKTTAEYVFHCQSAVMSAAFAQFHPNLVVGGTYSGQIVLWDNRSNKRTPVQRTPLSASAHTHPVYCVNVVGTQNAHNLISISTDGKMCSWSLDMLSTPQDSLELVFKQSKPVAVTSMAFPLGDVNNFVVGSEDGTVYTACRHGSKAGISEMFEGHHGPVTGLDCHTATGPVDFSHLFVTSSFDWTVKLWSTRNTKPLYSFEDNSDYVYDVMWSPAHPALFACVDGVGHLDLWNLNNETEVPSASVTVEGNPALNRVRWANSGREVAVGDSEGRVHIYDVGEQIAVPRPDEWTRFLKTLSELGENQEEAEDLATQRLAA; this is encoded by the exons ATGTCAGACAAAAGCGAGTTGAAGGCGGAactggagagaaagaaacagcGCCTTGCCCAGATcagggaggagaagaagagaaaagaggaagagcGCAAGAAAAAAGAA ACTGAAGGACGTGGGGAAGGTGCCTCTCCGCCCAACGATGACTCTGATctggagaggaagaggagggagacGGAGGCTCTGCTGCAGAGCATGGGCATCACCGATCCTGCCATGG TCCCCCCTCCCATGTCTCCCTCTGCCAAATCAGTGGGCACTCCGAGTGAAACCGGCAGCCAGGACTCGGTGGATGGCGCCGCTGGACCCAG ACGAGGTCCCCTCAGGCTCTGCATGGCTAAACTGACTCAGGTGGACATTCCTCCCCGAGAGCTCGTGTCGTACTCTAAGGAGACTCAGACACCCGTCAGCACTCAGCCTAAAGATG CGGAAGAGGAAAACGAGGAGGAGGATCTGGCAGTGGCACCGGCCGCTCTCGAGACTCACGAAAACGAAAATGAACCTCAcgctgaggaagaggagg CGCCACCTCATGAGCTGACGGAGGAGGAGAAGCAGCAGATCCTGCACTCGGATGACTTCCTGACATTTTTTGATCACAGCTCTCGCATCGTGGAGCGCGCTCTCTCTGAGCAGGTGGATGTCTGTTTCGACTACAGTGGACGAGACCTTCAGGACAAAGAAGG agagacCCAAGCTGGCACCAAGCTGTCGCTGAACAGACAGTTCATAGAAGAGCGCTGGTCCAAACACAGAGTGGTCACATGTCTGGATTGGTCACCTCAG tACCCGGAGTTGTTGGTGGCCTCCTACAGCAGTAATGAAGAAGCTCCTCATGAGCCGGATGGTGTGGCGCTGGTGTGGAACATGAAGTACAAGAAAACAACAGCGGAGTATGTCTTCcactgtcag tcggCGGTGATGTCCGCAGCGTTTGCACAGTTTCATCCGAACCTGGTTGTGGGCGGGACGTACTCTGGGCAGATCGTCCTGTGGGATAATCGCAGTAACAAGCGGACACCAGTACAGAGGacacctctctctgcctctgcaCACACG CACCCGGTGTACTGTGTGAATGTCGTCGGGACTCAGAATGCTCACAACCTCATCAGCATCTCTACTGATGGCAAAATGTGCTCCTGGAGCCTGGACATGCTCTCCACacctcag gatagcCTGGAGTTGGTGTTTAAGCAATCTAAACCAGTGGCAGTGACATCTATGGCATTTCCTTTGGGTGATGTTAATAACTTTGTGGTGGGCAGTGAGGACGGCACCGTCTATACCGCCTGCAGAcatggcag taaagcgGGGATAAGCGAGATGTTCGAAGGTCATCATGGCCCAGTTACAGGGCTTGACTGTCACACAGCCACCGGACCAGTCGATTTCTCTCACCTGTTTGTGACGTCTTCCTTCGACTGGACCGTCAAGCTGTGGAGCACtagg AACACTAAGCCTCTGTACTCGTTTGAGGATAACTCTGACTACGTGTATGACGTCATGTGGTCTCCTGCTCACCCTGCGCTGTTTGCCTGCGTCGACGGAGTCGGGCACCTTGACTTGTGGAACCTCAACAACGAGACTGag gttCCCTCAGCTTCAGTGACAGTAGAGGGGAACCCTGCACTAAACCGTGTACGCTGGGCCAATTCCGGTAGAGAGGTCGCCGTCGGTGATTCTGAGGGTCGTGTACACATCTACGACGTAGGagag CAGATCGCCGTGCCGCGGCCGGACGAATGGACCCGCTTCCTTAAAACGCTCAGTGAACTCGGGGAGAACCAGGAGGAGGCAGAGGATCTGGCAACCCAGCGCCTTGCCGCCTGA
- the dync1i2b gene encoding dynein, cytoplasmic 1, intermediate chain 2a isoform X2 — protein sequence MSDKSELKAELERKKQRLAQIREEKKRKEEERKKKETEGRGEGASPPNDDSDLERKRRETEALLQSMGITDPAMVPPPMSPSAKSVGTPSETGSQDSVDGAAGPRTLHWDSDPSTLLLHSDSQHGRGPLRLCMAKLTQVDIPPRELVSYSKETQTPVSTQPKDAEEENEEEDLAVAPAALETHENENEPHAEEEEAPPHELTEEEKQQILHSDDFLTFFDHSSRIVERALSEQVDVCFDYSGRDLQDKEGETQAGTKLSLNRQFIEERWSKHRVVTCLDWSPQYPELLVASYSSNEEAPHEPDGVALVWNMKYKKTTAEYVFHCQSAVMSAAFAQFHPNLVVGGTYSGQIVLWDNRSNKRTPVQRTPLSASAHTHPVYCVNVVGTQNAHNLISISTDGKMCSWSLDMLSTPQDSLELVFKQSKPVAVTSMAFPLGDVNNFVVGSEDGTVYTACRHGSKAGISEMFEGHHGPVTGLDCHTATGPVDFSHLFVTSSFDWTVKLWSTRNTKPLYSFEDNSDYVYDVMWSPAHPALFACVDGVGHLDLWNLNNETEVPSASVTVEGNPALNRVRWANSGREVAVGDSEGRVHIYDVGEQIAVPRPDEWTRFLKTLSELGENQEEAEDLATQRLAA from the exons ATGTCAGACAAAAGCGAGTTGAAGGCGGAactggagagaaagaaacagcGCCTTGCCCAGATcagggaggagaagaagagaaaagaggaagagcGCAAGAAAAAAGAA ACTGAAGGACGTGGGGAAGGTGCCTCTCCGCCCAACGATGACTCTGATctggagaggaagaggagggagacGGAGGCTCTGCTGCAGAGCATGGGCATCACCGATCCTGCCATGG TCCCCCCTCCCATGTCTCCCTCTGCCAAATCAGTGGGCACTCCGAGTGAAACCGGCAGCCAGGACTCGGTGGATGGCGCCGCTGGACCCAG gaCTCTGCACTGGGATTCTGACCCCTCTACCCTCCTGCTGCATTCAGACTCTCAGCATGG ACGAGGTCCCCTCAGGCTCTGCATGGCTAAACTGACTCAGGTGGACATTCCTCCCCGAGAGCTCGTGTCGTACTCTAAGGAGACTCAGACACCCGTCAGCACTCAGCCTAAAGATG CGGAAGAGGAAAACGAGGAGGAGGATCTGGCAGTGGCACCGGCCGCTCTCGAGACTCACGAAAACGAAAATGAACCTCAcgctgaggaagaggagg CGCCACCTCATGAGCTGACGGAGGAGGAGAAGCAGCAGATCCTGCACTCGGATGACTTCCTGACATTTTTTGATCACAGCTCTCGCATCGTGGAGCGCGCTCTCTCTGAGCAGGTGGATGTCTGTTTCGACTACAGTGGACGAGACCTTCAGGACAAAGAAGG agagacCCAAGCTGGCACCAAGCTGTCGCTGAACAGACAGTTCATAGAAGAGCGCTGGTCCAAACACAGAGTGGTCACATGTCTGGATTGGTCACCTCAG tACCCGGAGTTGTTGGTGGCCTCCTACAGCAGTAATGAAGAAGCTCCTCATGAGCCGGATGGTGTGGCGCTGGTGTGGAACATGAAGTACAAGAAAACAACAGCGGAGTATGTCTTCcactgtcag tcggCGGTGATGTCCGCAGCGTTTGCACAGTTTCATCCGAACCTGGTTGTGGGCGGGACGTACTCTGGGCAGATCGTCCTGTGGGATAATCGCAGTAACAAGCGGACACCAGTACAGAGGacacctctctctgcctctgcaCACACG CACCCGGTGTACTGTGTGAATGTCGTCGGGACTCAGAATGCTCACAACCTCATCAGCATCTCTACTGATGGCAAAATGTGCTCCTGGAGCCTGGACATGCTCTCCACacctcag gatagcCTGGAGTTGGTGTTTAAGCAATCTAAACCAGTGGCAGTGACATCTATGGCATTTCCTTTGGGTGATGTTAATAACTTTGTGGTGGGCAGTGAGGACGGCACCGTCTATACCGCCTGCAGAcatggcag taaagcgGGGATAAGCGAGATGTTCGAAGGTCATCATGGCCCAGTTACAGGGCTTGACTGTCACACAGCCACCGGACCAGTCGATTTCTCTCACCTGTTTGTGACGTCTTCCTTCGACTGGACCGTCAAGCTGTGGAGCACtagg AACACTAAGCCTCTGTACTCGTTTGAGGATAACTCTGACTACGTGTATGACGTCATGTGGTCTCCTGCTCACCCTGCGCTGTTTGCCTGCGTCGACGGAGTCGGGCACCTTGACTTGTGGAACCTCAACAACGAGACTGag gttCCCTCAGCTTCAGTGACAGTAGAGGGGAACCCTGCACTAAACCGTGTACGCTGGGCCAATTCCGGTAGAGAGGTCGCCGTCGGTGATTCTGAGGGTCGTGTACACATCTACGACGTAGGagag CAGATCGCCGTGCCGCGGCCGGACGAATGGACCCGCTTCCTTAAAACGCTCAGTGAACTCGGGGAGAACCAGGAGGAGGCAGAGGATCTGGCAACCCAGCGCCTTGCCGCCTGA
- the dync1i2b gene encoding dynein, cytoplasmic 1, intermediate chain 2a isoform X4 — protein sequence MSDKSELKAELERKKQRLAQIREEKKRKEEERKKKETEGRGEGASPPNDDSDLERKRRETEALLQSMGITDPAMVGTPSETGSQDSVDGAAGPRTLHWDSDPSTLLLHSDSQHGRGPLRLCMAKLTQVDIPPRELVSYSKETQTPVSTQPKDAEEENEEEDLAVAPAALETHENENEPHAEEEEAPPHELTEEEKQQILHSDDFLTFFDHSSRIVERALSEQVDVCFDYSGRDLQDKEGETQAGTKLSLNRQFIEERWSKHRVVTCLDWSPQYPELLVASYSSNEEAPHEPDGVALVWNMKYKKTTAEYVFHCQSAVMSAAFAQFHPNLVVGGTYSGQIVLWDNRSNKRTPVQRTPLSASAHTHPVYCVNVVGTQNAHNLISISTDGKMCSWSLDMLSTPQDSLELVFKQSKPVAVTSMAFPLGDVNNFVVGSEDGTVYTACRHGSKAGISEMFEGHHGPVTGLDCHTATGPVDFSHLFVTSSFDWTVKLWSTRNTKPLYSFEDNSDYVYDVMWSPAHPALFACVDGVGHLDLWNLNNETEVPSASVTVEGNPALNRVRWANSGREVAVGDSEGRVHIYDVGEQIAVPRPDEWTRFLKTLSELGENQEEAEDLATQRLAA from the exons ATGTCAGACAAAAGCGAGTTGAAGGCGGAactggagagaaagaaacagcGCCTTGCCCAGATcagggaggagaagaagagaaaagaggaagagcGCAAGAAAAAAGAA ACTGAAGGACGTGGGGAAGGTGCCTCTCCGCCCAACGATGACTCTGATctggagaggaagaggagggagacGGAGGCTCTGCTGCAGAGCATGGGCATCACCGATCCTGCCATGG TGGGCACTCCGAGTGAAACCGGCAGCCAGGACTCGGTGGATGGCGCCGCTGGACCCAG gaCTCTGCACTGGGATTCTGACCCCTCTACCCTCCTGCTGCATTCAGACTCTCAGCATGG ACGAGGTCCCCTCAGGCTCTGCATGGCTAAACTGACTCAGGTGGACATTCCTCCCCGAGAGCTCGTGTCGTACTCTAAGGAGACTCAGACACCCGTCAGCACTCAGCCTAAAGATG CGGAAGAGGAAAACGAGGAGGAGGATCTGGCAGTGGCACCGGCCGCTCTCGAGACTCACGAAAACGAAAATGAACCTCAcgctgaggaagaggagg CGCCACCTCATGAGCTGACGGAGGAGGAGAAGCAGCAGATCCTGCACTCGGATGACTTCCTGACATTTTTTGATCACAGCTCTCGCATCGTGGAGCGCGCTCTCTCTGAGCAGGTGGATGTCTGTTTCGACTACAGTGGACGAGACCTTCAGGACAAAGAAGG agagacCCAAGCTGGCACCAAGCTGTCGCTGAACAGACAGTTCATAGAAGAGCGCTGGTCCAAACACAGAGTGGTCACATGTCTGGATTGGTCACCTCAG tACCCGGAGTTGTTGGTGGCCTCCTACAGCAGTAATGAAGAAGCTCCTCATGAGCCGGATGGTGTGGCGCTGGTGTGGAACATGAAGTACAAGAAAACAACAGCGGAGTATGTCTTCcactgtcag tcggCGGTGATGTCCGCAGCGTTTGCACAGTTTCATCCGAACCTGGTTGTGGGCGGGACGTACTCTGGGCAGATCGTCCTGTGGGATAATCGCAGTAACAAGCGGACACCAGTACAGAGGacacctctctctgcctctgcaCACACG CACCCGGTGTACTGTGTGAATGTCGTCGGGACTCAGAATGCTCACAACCTCATCAGCATCTCTACTGATGGCAAAATGTGCTCCTGGAGCCTGGACATGCTCTCCACacctcag gatagcCTGGAGTTGGTGTTTAAGCAATCTAAACCAGTGGCAGTGACATCTATGGCATTTCCTTTGGGTGATGTTAATAACTTTGTGGTGGGCAGTGAGGACGGCACCGTCTATACCGCCTGCAGAcatggcag taaagcgGGGATAAGCGAGATGTTCGAAGGTCATCATGGCCCAGTTACAGGGCTTGACTGTCACACAGCCACCGGACCAGTCGATTTCTCTCACCTGTTTGTGACGTCTTCCTTCGACTGGACCGTCAAGCTGTGGAGCACtagg AACACTAAGCCTCTGTACTCGTTTGAGGATAACTCTGACTACGTGTATGACGTCATGTGGTCTCCTGCTCACCCTGCGCTGTTTGCCTGCGTCGACGGAGTCGGGCACCTTGACTTGTGGAACCTCAACAACGAGACTGag gttCCCTCAGCTTCAGTGACAGTAGAGGGGAACCCTGCACTAAACCGTGTACGCTGGGCCAATTCCGGTAGAGAGGTCGCCGTCGGTGATTCTGAGGGTCGTGTACACATCTACGACGTAGGagag CAGATCGCCGTGCCGCGGCCGGACGAATGGACCCGCTTCCTTAAAACGCTCAGTGAACTCGGGGAGAACCAGGAGGAGGCAGAGGATCTGGCAACCCAGCGCCTTGCCGCCTGA
- the dync1i2b gene encoding dynein, cytoplasmic 1, intermediate chain 2a isoform X1 — protein MSDKSELKAELERKKQRLAQIREEKKRKEEERKKKETEGRGEGASPPNDDSDLERKRRETEALLQSMGITDPAMVQPLRIVTEDTCLFHYLVPPPMSPSAKSVGTPSETGSQDSVDGAAGPRTLHWDSDPSTLLLHSDSQHGRGPLRLCMAKLTQVDIPPRELVSYSKETQTPVSTQPKDAEEENEEEDLAVAPAALETHENENEPHAEEEEAPPHELTEEEKQQILHSDDFLTFFDHSSRIVERALSEQVDVCFDYSGRDLQDKEGETQAGTKLSLNRQFIEERWSKHRVVTCLDWSPQYPELLVASYSSNEEAPHEPDGVALVWNMKYKKTTAEYVFHCQSAVMSAAFAQFHPNLVVGGTYSGQIVLWDNRSNKRTPVQRTPLSASAHTHPVYCVNVVGTQNAHNLISISTDGKMCSWSLDMLSTPQDSLELVFKQSKPVAVTSMAFPLGDVNNFVVGSEDGTVYTACRHGSKAGISEMFEGHHGPVTGLDCHTATGPVDFSHLFVTSSFDWTVKLWSTRNTKPLYSFEDNSDYVYDVMWSPAHPALFACVDGVGHLDLWNLNNETEVPSASVTVEGNPALNRVRWANSGREVAVGDSEGRVHIYDVGEQIAVPRPDEWTRFLKTLSELGENQEEAEDLATQRLAA, from the exons ATGTCAGACAAAAGCGAGTTGAAGGCGGAactggagagaaagaaacagcGCCTTGCCCAGATcagggaggagaagaagagaaaagaggaagagcGCAAGAAAAAAGAA ACTGAAGGACGTGGGGAAGGTGCCTCTCCGCCCAACGATGACTCTGATctggagaggaagaggagggagacGGAGGCTCTGCTGCAGAGCATGGGCATCACCGATCCTGCCATGG tTCAGCCTCTGCGAATAGTAACAGAGGATACATGTCTGTTTCATTATTTAGTCCCCCCTCCCATGTCTCCCTCTGCCAAATCAGTGGGCACTCCGAGTGAAACCGGCAGCCAGGACTCGGTGGATGGCGCCGCTGGACCCAG gaCTCTGCACTGGGATTCTGACCCCTCTACCCTCCTGCTGCATTCAGACTCTCAGCATGG ACGAGGTCCCCTCAGGCTCTGCATGGCTAAACTGACTCAGGTGGACATTCCTCCCCGAGAGCTCGTGTCGTACTCTAAGGAGACTCAGACACCCGTCAGCACTCAGCCTAAAGATG CGGAAGAGGAAAACGAGGAGGAGGATCTGGCAGTGGCACCGGCCGCTCTCGAGACTCACGAAAACGAAAATGAACCTCAcgctgaggaagaggagg CGCCACCTCATGAGCTGACGGAGGAGGAGAAGCAGCAGATCCTGCACTCGGATGACTTCCTGACATTTTTTGATCACAGCTCTCGCATCGTGGAGCGCGCTCTCTCTGAGCAGGTGGATGTCTGTTTCGACTACAGTGGACGAGACCTTCAGGACAAAGAAGG agagacCCAAGCTGGCACCAAGCTGTCGCTGAACAGACAGTTCATAGAAGAGCGCTGGTCCAAACACAGAGTGGTCACATGTCTGGATTGGTCACCTCAG tACCCGGAGTTGTTGGTGGCCTCCTACAGCAGTAATGAAGAAGCTCCTCATGAGCCGGATGGTGTGGCGCTGGTGTGGAACATGAAGTACAAGAAAACAACAGCGGAGTATGTCTTCcactgtcag tcggCGGTGATGTCCGCAGCGTTTGCACAGTTTCATCCGAACCTGGTTGTGGGCGGGACGTACTCTGGGCAGATCGTCCTGTGGGATAATCGCAGTAACAAGCGGACACCAGTACAGAGGacacctctctctgcctctgcaCACACG CACCCGGTGTACTGTGTGAATGTCGTCGGGACTCAGAATGCTCACAACCTCATCAGCATCTCTACTGATGGCAAAATGTGCTCCTGGAGCCTGGACATGCTCTCCACacctcag gatagcCTGGAGTTGGTGTTTAAGCAATCTAAACCAGTGGCAGTGACATCTATGGCATTTCCTTTGGGTGATGTTAATAACTTTGTGGTGGGCAGTGAGGACGGCACCGTCTATACCGCCTGCAGAcatggcag taaagcgGGGATAAGCGAGATGTTCGAAGGTCATCATGGCCCAGTTACAGGGCTTGACTGTCACACAGCCACCGGACCAGTCGATTTCTCTCACCTGTTTGTGACGTCTTCCTTCGACTGGACCGTCAAGCTGTGGAGCACtagg AACACTAAGCCTCTGTACTCGTTTGAGGATAACTCTGACTACGTGTATGACGTCATGTGGTCTCCTGCTCACCCTGCGCTGTTTGCCTGCGTCGACGGAGTCGGGCACCTTGACTTGTGGAACCTCAACAACGAGACTGag gttCCCTCAGCTTCAGTGACAGTAGAGGGGAACCCTGCACTAAACCGTGTACGCTGGGCCAATTCCGGTAGAGAGGTCGCCGTCGGTGATTCTGAGGGTCGTGTACACATCTACGACGTAGGagag CAGATCGCCGTGCCGCGGCCGGACGAATGGACCCGCTTCCTTAAAACGCTCAGTGAACTCGGGGAGAACCAGGAGGAGGCAGAGGATCTGGCAACCCAGCGCCTTGCCGCCTGA